In the Vanessa atalanta chromosome 24, ilVanAtal1.2, whole genome shotgun sequence genome, AGGGCGCGTTAACATTGAACCCAGAAACCGTCTGCTCCTGAGAATTGCTTAACAGAAAAACTCGATCTCTACCACTGGTGACATCTTTTTAACTTCCagtaacaaaaatatctttcacaaataaaaatgtttctgtAGTTTATATGGATGGAAAGTAAAATTCTTGGGACTTAATTAgagatacttaataaaattgtaacgtacaagattattgttttagtatgcaattttattatcatattgtaacgatattttaaaatatatactcaatCAAAAAATACCACTGAAGGTGgctaatgttttgtattttactgTAAAACTAAGTTCAGCATGTAGGTTCCATAGAGAAGAATCGGTATGAAAATAAGTCGTTACTCTTTTccgtcaattatattttaatacctataCTGCCTGAATTcagcaatattaaaattaatatatcacaCCAGGCATGATTTAATGGTAAAGGATTACCttcttttacataaaaaaatatgtaacaacgCTTGAATTACGATGTTACACTATTGTCGTTTACGAATAATTTTTTGAACGGACtcaaaacagacaaaaaaatatgtcgGCTGTATTAAACACTGGTAAATGTTTGTACATTCCACGCGAACAAAGCCGCATTTAGGGGACCGTTTACAGCATATCGATTCGACTaaattcaagtaggttttacgcgcacttttaaatatattttacaagataaatttaatgtaaacccATTATCAAACTGTACTGTCACGAGCATTTATATTGACCACTATATATTAAGTGATTAGGTTACCTTTCTCGACAGACACTGATATTATGAGAAATTTAATCTACTTACATCGTAAATACTTCGTCATAGGATCGTAGATGGACAACTTGTGAATACCAGTTGAGTAAGTGGTACCAACTCAAAGCGGGTTGCTGAAAATCTTACCATTGACATTTCTAAACTTTAACCATTGGTGTCGGATTgatggtaagtttttttttttataatatatatgcttGCGTTTATAATGAATCATATCGTTTTAAACGATCTCGGTTACCATTAAGACCAATACGTATCCGAATACATTTTGGAAATGACCAATCAGCATCACGATGCAGTCAATATGGGTTCTTTATTCTTCGTTATAACAGAAACCCTTTATCAAACTGTTATAATTACTTCATGTATTTTTACTTCACTTGTCATTGTTTCTagggtaaataaatataatatttaaatcgttcCATTTCGATGTAAACGTGTTCCAGTCAGATCGATTTCCCATCTCTCTGTCCCCTGCATTTGCACATTTGATTGcaacgtttaattaaaacaagacATAGTGACAGTTCTTCTGAGggattgaataattaaaaacatatggaTTACTTCAAGTGATATATAACATCAGGCCAGTAAAAGGTTATAAGGTAATAATAGTCCCGTGCCTTAGAACGCGTGTAAAAGCTTTAAAGCGCGTTAAAGCGTCAGATTTCCGTTGATGATGAATGATGAGGGAAGACATTTGGAGTGAATGTGTGTTTGCCCATATATTTGTGCACTGTTCTGTGCAGGTGCAGCCTCCCTAGAGATTGGACACCACGACTGAAATATGTAAGGATGACATTGTTAGTATAGTTACatgttatattatgatattaattattattatcgtaattaTTCAGAGTTTATCTTTCTCTTAGCATTAGAgaagccgagatgacccagtggttagaacgcgtgcatcttaaccaatgattgtgggttcaaatccaggcaaccACCACTGAATATAggtacatgtgcttaatttgtgtttataatttatctcgtgctcggcggtgaaggaaaacatcgtcaggaaaacTACATGTggctaatttaaatgaaattctgctacatatgtatttcaccaacccattggagcagcgtggtggaatatgttccaaactttcttctcaaagggataggaggagcagtgggaatttacaggctgttaatgtaatgttaatctTTCTCTTAATTAAACCTGTCCTCTCACCAAAGTTCACACAGGATAGATCGCTATACACGCTACGATCGATTTTGCAAACTATTTTTACGAGgtggtacttggtggtagggctttgtgcaagcccgtctgggtaggtaccacccactcatcaggtattctaccgccaaacagcagtattcagtattgttgtgttccggtttgaagggtgagtgagctagtgtaactacaggcacaagggacataacatgtaacatgatgtaaggaatggttaatatttcttacagcgcctttgtctattggcagtggtgaccacttaccatcagttggcccatatgctcgtccgccaaccaatgccataaaaaaaaaggttttttttaacttgcaatttataatagattttttgtaGGTCAAATTTTGGAAACTGAATTGAACCACTTGCTCTTGTCCTACTGAGTAGAGATTTGACATTCTGGTACAGTTCCAatgataatacatttttatggtatatataaGCTACCTCATTTTCCTTAAAATTGGCTTCAGATGGAGATATTCCTTAATGGCCAACAGCAGAGACTTTTGTCTGTATTTGGAACATTTTTTCTAGGGTTTCGTACCTCTAAAGTCCAATTGTCCGTCTGTACgtatatttttctatacatCTGTCTGTTTTCTCAGGAACCCCTAAAGATCTGTCTGTTAATATTAAGACTCTAAGTCTACGCAATAACAAGTTAAATCATCAAGTACATCCCGTTGACGTTTGTTgccaacattattatattatatagaaattttaacGAGAGAATCGTTGTTGACTTATATTTCTTGGCCACTAGTTTTATTGATGTTATATATCAGGCTGTAACGACAGACGGTCTTATTGTGTCGTTTCCTTCAAGACGAGATGGCAGCTGGCAATGCGACATTTgcttagatttataaaaaaaaaaagtgacttATGTCAGTGACTTATGACAGAAAATATATTCGATCCACATtgaatgtaatgttattttatgtgtgatgaataatgtttaaaataatcaaaattagatGACAAGTACAATTGCAATAGTCATTGCACTTTCCTTAATGATCAATGGAATCGATCTGCTTTATAATCGTAAGTTGgtgtttaacataaaaatgaaatcttGTCTATTCATGAGACCCTAGTACtttgaatataaacaatttctaAGTTACCCGGATACGCTGTTGCCAAAAAGTGTTCATGTGTTTAACatctttattagtatatataaatagttgtcTTAAGACTCCATATGGTAAGTACACTACCATATTACTGGTAATATTCTCTTAGCAGTCATTTGCGTTACATTAAAATGAATTGTACATTATTCAAACCAAAACCATTTTCCTATCCAAAactaaaaatagacaaaaaaataagttctttCCAAGACGCGCAATGTCAAGTGCTCTTTACTACACCTTACAGTTCTGTATTCATGAAAATCTCTTCACACTTATCCCTTTAATTACGTGGAACGAACGTCTTTATTGTTTAAAACCTTAACTGACCGTAAGTCATAAATACTGTTGATATAACTTTATTTGGGAGTAGGATTTTGTGACATCCTATCTCAGTAGGTACTCCcaattcatcatatattctaccactaaacatttatactcagtatagttgtgttccggttcggtAGGTGAGTGCACTGCACAAGGTACGTAACATTGTtcttctcaaggttggtggcagtgagccagtgtagtcaccaaggttggtggcgcattggtgatgtaaggaatgattaatatatcttacagcgcgtttgtctatgggcggtggtgaccacttaccatcaggtggcccatatgctcgtccgtcaaccaatgccataaaaaaaaaatcaagtaactGTCCTAACGCGGTATACTTACATATTGTCCTCCAAAGGAGAAAGTGGTTTAATCCATTGGCCTGCTTGACTGTGACAAGATTGTGTGCAAGATATCATCCATAAGATTTAGTTTCCCTTACGATATGTTACATCCCCGTTGaagactaaataaattattataaacacaaattaagccgtCATCatcagtcaaagtcaaagtcaaatatctttattcaatatagaagtgattacacttgcttattgatagtcaaaaatctgccaccggttcggaaaataacACCTcagacttgagaagaaccggcgtaaGAAACTCTGcgggattttatttaattttgtttttttaagttacagtTTTACAGCCATTGTTTTCatgtacaaaaacaataaatatattttcgttatttgaaacagtctggaggcgatcatcttattcccaaggtgtgaaatcaactaagaagtcattagtgttgtgaTATCCTTTCCAGTGAAAATTCTATCATTTGATGCACTGATCATCTCTAatggatattaattaaatgtatctgGATATTTTGTCTGCGTTTCTGTTTTTCTTTAAGTTCCATTTTTTGTAGACggcaaaaagaaaatattcatcTTTAACGTAACGAACCGAACCTCTTTGCTAAATTAAACCAAATAGTATTCAAATTTCTGGCAGATTTTTTAACCCACAAAATGGAATGGTAACAAAACCACAGACGCAACACCATTCAATTTGAAAACCAAATGAAACTGAAAATTTTGAACGCGAATTGTTAAAAGATTTTCGTATTTTATGATGCGACAAATGAAAGGCGAATTCACACAGCTGAGATAAGACGCCTGAGATGAATATGGGCGACGGGAATGTATAGAATAGGTAATGATTACACAAGAGGAGCTCTGGATGTGACCTGTGAGAAGTGAAGCGATTATACGTGGCAAGTGGAAAGTGTAGACACTTGGTACAGAAATAttgatgttatattatgtagtcGAGACACGAGTATGTACATTAATGATTGCGGTTTTTAGACTTTTCATGTGTTTGTATGATGTtcgatttgtgtttataattcatgtcatgCTCCGCAATGGAAAATATTGTGAGGATAGTTCTCGTGTCCGGTGAAAATTTTTCACATGTATATCCTCTAACCAACATTGAAACGGCGTATTATATAACGGAGTATTGTTGAATATGGTCCACCTCTTTGTCTCGTTTAAAAGGAAATGAGGGCTTAGCCCAGCAAAGGgatattacatttattcacatgctgttttattttattttttccgctaaaattttaattgcttcTGTTATCTGTTATCGTTATGCCAGTTGAACTTCTCGCTGGTTTAGTGGTAACGCTTTAAACCTCGAAGTTCTTGATTCAAATTCTGGATCTGACCGATTTTCAATCGCTTGCCGCCCTAGAAATGTAATTTGAAACACGTAAAGCTGAATTATGTCCGATTTTTCTGTCCAACGGGATTATAAGAGTAAGTTCATGGAGATTGCACTTGAATTTGCGCCCACACATCTATGCTATAACATTTCCCGCAATACTCGGTTCACCAGGAAGTTAGGAATGAGGAGGATGTCCTCCCTGTCCATCATCAGATTTGTCATCACTCTGTAAAGCTATAGACCAACAAAATTCTCTCCAATTACATTGATATACCAAGTTTTTTCACACAAACATACTATATTACCTATGTTCGTCCTAAAACTGCTACCATAATCGGAAAGTTTTATATCAAGCGCATGAGGATCttctgtaaattaaatataaaatatatttattgtataaagtattattctatcataacttataaatattcttgCAGCTAAATTAATCACAGACGAACATCCAGAATCGAAGTTAACCTTTCTTTTGTCAACATGTTTGTTGCTGAAGAGAATAAGCTTATTACCAAGTTTCATTTGGAAGATATTCTTGCCAggatatttaattttggaaGTTAGTATTGACATATATAATTAGTGGACAATAGCGTGGGATACTCAGTtgaaacgaagttgctttctctatatattttgtatgaaacaacaaacacaacaaaaaagaaaaaaaaattgagaataaaacaaataaacaattgcaaaaaataagttttaataatatcatacaaaACCGTAGTCAATAGTagtaatagaaagagacagagatatGGGAAAGAGAGAGAAAGGTCGCCTGGATAACGTTTCTTCCATATGTGACAATTTCTGTCACTTTACTGTACTGTAAGTCTCGTAAAATAACTTCCTTCTAAAGGTAActtcaaaagtaaaaatacatttgccCACAAAATAAGCAAACATCGCACAGAAGTAATTTATAATGCTAAATCTAGGGGGGTTGGAAAGAATAACCCTTTGAAAATTTATGTGttacattgtaattaaataccAGACGTTAAAAATGTTGGCGCCTTCAATGAATATTATAGCAATGTTGTCATAACCTTTTATTGCTCACGAATTAAAACATCggtattttcaatgtttttttcaaCACCTACAATAGTAACTTTTATGTAAACACTAACATTGTAAAAACAACTATGAACGATGCAAGAGCTTGTAACCTACTCATTTACCAAACTCTTTTCGAtccaatatcatataataacttttttttttttaattttttttttatttattttaggctacatttttatttattatctaagaAAGTATGACATCATCATTGTTTgagattaaattaatagaaatatgtatttattttttatttttgtatcatttCAGATTCCATTGTCATTAATCTTTTTAGAAAGTGCACTTCTCTACGTATGGACGCCGTTCAAAGACTGTTTACTCCTTCACTCGGATGATATCCTGGTACATTTGTACGAGAATATGAACCTCGAGTGGCTCATATGTCCTATGTGTTGTGATAAAAGTGACTGCTCCTACGCTTTTGCTACCCTGGTTGTTAAAGTGATGAGTTTCATGCTGTTGTTGTCAATCTGTTTTATGACaaaaaagtaatgttttttaataattatttaatgtattttatataaccgtttgtttattaatatattttattacatgtgcaaatattgttttatttttgttaccttgtacataaagaaaaaaatgtgttttttttattagcagttTTACGTATTGCGCACACTGTcgaataatttaactttattacatttttgccATCGTCACATGTAGATATACGACCTCTTTTTAAATTGGATACGATTTTTACGCCAAGTTaatgaaattactttaaaaaataacaatcaataaCACGAGAATAaatccttataaatataatgacgtGACCATGACGAAGATGTACTCCTGACTGGCCTTGGTCACGGCGGCTGTTCTCAAGAAAGACAAAACAATTGCGTAGAACATACCGTCGAATAAATGCATGTACAAACAATTGCACATAATCCGATAGAACAAGAAATCCGACA is a window encoding:
- the LOC125073567 gene encoding uncharacterized protein LOC125073567, yielding MTSTIAIVIALSLMINGIDLLYNPKLITDEHPESKLTFLLSTCLLLKRISLLPSFIWKIFLPGYLILEIPLSLIFLESALLYVWTPFKDCLLLHSDDILVHLYENMNLEWLICPMCCDKSDCSYAFATLVVKVMSFMLLLSICFMTKK